A single window of Cytobacillus luteolus DNA harbors:
- a CDS encoding DUF346 domain-containing protein, protein MYQYPNHYQPYPQQYPYGPYSYYYQQPPIQSNNSAYSQEYIRQQQDAFSRVWNAIKSEVEPLFKRFQEYNIDRRFLRFLFRQVVQFLIVTQDQYTGSINQRVNQAYNALRNQLSWLFNVLQTYNLPVREFEKAIKDLIRLVLSNLDYQPEKDWSEWEDLGGVLTSGPTASSWARNRIDVFVRGRNRQLYHKWWDGTKWNDWEGLGGTLTSAPAAVSWGNNRIDVFARGTNQQLIHKYWNGSIWSGWEDLGGTLTSSPAVSSRGENRLDVFVRGSNKRLYQKVWDGTRWGDWIDLGGELTSAPAAISWGENRVDVFARGQDRELYHKYWDGRQWSGWDSLGGTLTSSPSVASWGANRLDVFVKGTDEHIYTINWDKNKWSEWERIGDSVTSEPAAVSWGKGRIDLFAKGPKDQLLHKWKE, encoded by the coding sequence ATGTATCAGTACCCAAATCATTATCAACCATATCCTCAACAATACCCTTATGGCCCTTATTCATATTATTATCAGCAACCACCCATTCAATCAAATAATTCAGCCTATTCTCAAGAATATATAAGACAACAACAAGACGCGTTTAGCAGGGTTTGGAATGCCATTAAAAGTGAAGTAGAGCCATTATTCAAAAGATTTCAAGAGTATAATATTGATCGAAGGTTTTTACGTTTTCTTTTCAGACAGGTAGTTCAATTTCTTATTGTCACACAAGACCAGTATACAGGTTCCATTAATCAACGAGTTAATCAAGCATATAATGCGTTAAGAAACCAGCTAAGCTGGCTGTTTAACGTGTTACAAACTTATAATCTTCCAGTAAGAGAATTTGAGAAAGCAATAAAGGATCTTATTCGGTTAGTACTCTCAAATCTAGACTACCAGCCTGAAAAGGACTGGAGTGAATGGGAGGATTTAGGTGGGGTATTAACATCAGGACCAACCGCTTCATCATGGGCAAGGAATCGCATTGATGTATTTGTTAGGGGGAGAAATAGACAGCTATATCATAAGTGGTGGGACGGTACTAAGTGGAATGACTGGGAAGGTCTAGGAGGCACTTTAACCTCTGCACCAGCAGCTGTTTCATGGGGAAATAATCGAATAGATGTATTTGCAAGAGGTACAAATCAACAGCTAATCCATAAATATTGGAACGGATCTATTTGGAGTGGATGGGAAGACCTAGGCGGGACACTAACCTCATCGCCAGCAGTATCTTCCAGAGGTGAGAATCGATTAGATGTATTTGTGCGTGGATCAAATAAAAGGTTATATCAGAAGGTTTGGGATGGAACAAGATGGGGTGACTGGATTGATTTAGGTGGGGAATTAACCTCAGCTCCAGCTGCCATTTCATGGGGAGAAAACCGGGTGGACGTATTTGCAAGAGGGCAAGATCGAGAATTGTATCATAAGTATTGGGATGGAAGGCAATGGTCCGGCTGGGATAGTTTAGGTGGTACCTTGACCTCAAGTCCAAGTGTTGCTTCATGGGGTGCAAACCGCTTAGACGTGTTTGTTAAGGGAACGGATGAACATATTTATACTATCAATTGGGATAAAAATAAATGGAGTGAATGGGAGAGAATTGGAGATAGTGTTACGTCCGAACCAGCGGCAGTTTCATGGGGAAAAGGAAGGATAGACCTCTTTGCAAAAGGACCAAAAGATCAACTTCTCCACAAATGGAAAGAATAA
- a CDS encoding VOC family protein has protein sequence MKKGIIHHIELYVSNLENSKRFWTWLLSELGYEPFQKWDKGFSWKLGDTYLVFVQVEERYNDVTYHRCRVGLNHLAFHLDSKEEVNEITEKLMSKNIPLLYKDRHPFAGGPDYYAVFFEDPDRIKVELVAP, from the coding sequence ATGAAAAAGGGAATCATTCATCACATTGAGCTTTATGTTTCTAATTTAGAGAATTCAAAAAGGTTCTGGACCTGGCTATTATCAGAATTAGGGTATGAACCTTTCCAAAAGTGGGACAAGGGCTTTAGTTGGAAGCTAGGAGATACCTATCTTGTTTTTGTACAAGTTGAAGAACGCTATAATGACGTCACATATCATCGTTGTCGGGTCGGATTAAATCATTTAGCCTTTCATCTTGACTCGAAAGAAGAAGTAAACGAGATTACAGAAAAATTGATGAGCAAAAACATACCGTTATTATATAAAGATCGTCACCCCTTTGCAGGTGGTCCAGATTACTATGCAGTATTTTTTGAAGACCCTGACAGAATAAAGGTCGAATTAGTTGCTCCGTAG
- a CDS encoding IDEAL domain-containing protein, giving the protein MNQNGQKNELLIITSTNSESTMYEKEAELVINQSLFSFKQTKLMEQIDHTLVNRDEVLFMELSKKYSMLLSQYNYLL; this is encoded by the coding sequence ATGAACCAAAACGGGCAAAAGAACGAATTACTTATCATTACGTCTACTAACAGTGAATCCACAATGTATGAAAAGGAAGCAGAATTGGTTATTAATCAGTCACTGTTCTCCTTTAAGCAAACGAAACTAATGGAACAAATTGACCATACCCTTGTTAACAGAGATGAAGTTCTTTTTATGGAACTTTCAAAGAAGTATTCGATGCTTTTATCTCAGTACAATTATTTACTATAG
- a CDS encoding IDEAL domain-containing protein, with amino-acid sequence MKTCKRQFVLIKNNDKKYISYNLTEADRFMFEQYAGMVLDEICYHFNLQRVQKSIDQALDNNDKQLFAELSLKYNQLLQENR; translated from the coding sequence ATGAAAACATGTAAAAGACAATTTGTTCTTATTAAAAACAACGATAAAAAATATATAAGTTATAATCTTACAGAAGCTGATCGATTCATGTTCGAACAATATGCCGGTATGGTTTTAGATGAAATATGTTACCACTTCAATTTACAAAGAGTGCAGAAGTCAATAGATCAGGCTCTTGATAACAATGATAAGCAATTGTTTGCAGAGTTAAGCCTAAAATATAACCAGCTTTTACAAGAAAATAGGTAA
- the kynB gene encoding arylformamidase has protein sequence MNIIDISQVLHNNIPVWPGDTTFSFELSWTKEASGSVNVGKIEMSAHTGTHIDAPFHFDNDGKKVIELDLELYIGPALVVEKKNIQMLSPEHFNDVNFEGVSRILIKTESWIERSEFPTSITALSPDLAPFLAKKGIKLIGVDVPSVDVLDSKELPAHHSLLENDIHILEGIVLDSVKEGIYELVALPLPIKEADGSPVRAVLIER, from the coding sequence ATGAACATAATTGATATTTCTCAGGTGTTACACAATAACATACCAGTTTGGCCAGGAGATACCACATTTTCTTTTGAATTGAGCTGGACTAAAGAGGCTTCAGGCTCAGTGAATGTTGGTAAAATAGAGATGAGCGCTCATACGGGTACTCACATTGATGCACCATTTCACTTTGATAACGATGGTAAAAAGGTGATTGAACTAGATTTAGAACTATATATTGGCCCGGCATTAGTGGTTGAGAAGAAGAATATACAGATGCTTTCTCCAGAACACTTTAATGATGTTAATTTTGAGGGAGTCTCAAGGATTTTAATTAAAACTGAATCGTGGATTGAACGAAGTGAATTTCCTACATCCATCACAGCCTTATCACCTGATCTTGCGCCATTTTTAGCAAAGAAGGGGATCAAATTAATTGGAGTAGACGTTCCCTCGGTAGATGTACTTGATAGCAAAGAGTTACCAGCACACCATAGTTTATTAGAAAATGACATTCATATATTAGAAGGTATTGTATTAGATTCAGTAAAAGAAGGAATCTATGAATTAGTAGCTCTTCCACTACCAATAAAAGAAGCTGACGGAAGCCCAGTCCGAGCAGTCTTAATCGAACGATAA
- a CDS encoding DUF2500 domain-containing protein: MFNSGFGGPPVWMSAFGTIIFIIVIGGFIYVIGKGLITWSSNNTATPVTTFAKVLSKRTQVYGGSGESSARTAYFITFELGNGERVELQVKPKDSGLIVEGDEGTLMYQGTRFNGFSRR, encoded by the coding sequence GTGTTTAACAGTGGCTTCGGCGGCCCGCCAGTTTGGATGAGTGCATTTGGAACAATTATCTTTATTATCGTAATAGGTGGATTTATTTATGTTATAGGAAAAGGGTTAATAACATGGTCATCAAATAATACAGCAACACCAGTTACTACATTTGCAAAGGTTTTATCAAAGCGAACACAGGTATATGGTGGTAGCGGTGAATCTAGTGCAAGAACTGCCTATTTTATTACGTTTGAATTAGGAAATGGAGAAAGAGTAGAGCTCCAAGTAAAACCTAAGGATTCTGGCCTCATCGTCGAGGGGGATGAAGGAACTCTTATGTACCAGGGAACTCGTTTTAATGGATTCTCTAGAAGGTAA